The following is a genomic window from Parabacteroides johnsonii DSM 18315.
TTTTTTGATGAATACACTAATATGTAATCACAAGCTTTACCTAAACTTCCTGTATCTTGACCTGTTGTTGTTCCAGTTGCTCTAGAAATCATACCAACAAAATTGTTATTAAAGATCTCATCACATAGTAATTTTAATTGTGCCTGTTCATTATCATCAATAGAAATAAAAATTACCCCATGTTCAGACAACAACTTCTTTGCTATTTTTAGCCGTCGGCTCATAAACGACAACCACTTAGAATGGCGATAAGAATCTTCTTTATCCACATAACTGTCGTTATAGATAAAATCTTTATTTCCTGTATTATATGGAGGATCGATATAGATTACATCGATTTTCCCTTCATGTGTATAAGCCAAGGTAGCAAGAGCTTCCAAGTTATCTCCTTCAATCAGAATATGGTTAGGGGCATTTTTATCATTACTAATTATGGCACGTTCCGGCACCTCTGTCAAGATGGGCAGTTCATCGCGAAGACGTTCTTCTACGTCCTCTGGCTTATCTTCCCATACCAGACCATAAGTTTTATTCTCTCGTAGCAAACCTAACAGGGCACTACGTTCCTTATCGGTCAGTCCTTCTAAAGTGTTGATACGTTTTATAAGATTGGCTCTATCATTACTGTTCATAACATTACTTGGCTTTACTGTTTTTGAATTCTGACTAACTGAACATCGTCGCGTGTAGAGTTCAGCAGTTCTTTAATATCTACATCCAGAACACGTGCTATCTCCAACAGTGTTTCTAGTCCGGGTTGTGATGTGTTTGTACACCACTTTGATACCGTGGCAGGGTCCTTGCCCAATTGTTCGGCCAACCATTTGTTGGTCCGCTTCTTCTCCACAAGAACAACCTTGATGCGGTTTATGTCTTTTTCTTTTTCCATAAGGATTTTCTTTCGTTCCATGCAAAGATAAGAAAGCCTATCTATTTTTCATCATTTCAATAGGACTATTTGCAATATAAATTGCGAATTAGTTCAATATTATGCCAAATTATATAGGAAATTTATTCTTTAGTATAGTTGAATATCATTACATTTGCATATAAGACAGAAACTTAAGTAAGTTTTGATTAAAAATTAAAATTTAAGCTATAATGAGAATAGATCATATCCATATACGAAACTTTAGAAAACTAAAAAATTGTCGTATTGATTTTAATAAAGATCAAACAATCTTCGTTGGAGCTAATAATAGTGGTAAGACATCTGCTATGAGTGCTATAATTTGGTTTTTAAAGGATCAAAATCGTTTTACGACTCGTGAATTTACATTGACGAATTGGAGAGATATCAACGAACTTGCCAATAGTTGGCTTGCCGTTAATGATGAAATGGAAAATAGAGAAGAACTCCTTGCATCCCTTCTTTCACCAGAACAATGGGATAATCATGTCCCTTCTTTGGATTTATGGATTAATGTAGACGAAAGAGAGGCATACATGGTTTATAAATTAATTCCTTCATTAGAGTGGAAGAAAGATTTAGTTGGTGTAAGATTACGGTTCGAACCCAAAGATATAAAAAAACTATATGCTGATTTTCGAACAGCCTCTTTGAAAGTTAAGGAAATAAAGGAAAGTCCTCAATACAAAGACGCAAATAACGTAGATTTATTTCCTCAAAACATGTGGGATTTTTTAAATCGTAGAGGCAATTTAAATAAGTATTTTGAAATAAAATACTATGTTTTAGATTCGCAAAATATTGATTATGAAAATCCAGACTGTAATGTTCAAGCGACTCCATCAATTTCTCTAGAAAATAATCCTTTAGTTAGCCTAATAAAGATTGATAGTATTGAAGCATTCCGTGAATTTTCAGATCCAGAAGGTAGAAATGATAATGATATTGATACTTTATCAAGACAGTTGCAATCATATTATAAATCTAATTTTGAAGATGAAACACAAATTGATTTAGATGATTTAAAATTGCTTGGAGAGATGAAAAGGGCTACAGAAACCTATGATGAAAAGTTAGATAGAAGTTTCAAGGCTCCTATTGCAGAACTTAATAATATAAATTATCCAGGCTTTCAGAATCCGGAAATTCATGTAAAAAGTCATGTTAATATTGTTGATTCAATAACACATGAATCTTCTGTTCAATTTACAGTTCAAGGTGATGCAGAATTATCCCTGCCAGAAAAATATAACGGTTTAGGGTTGCGTAATCTTATCTCTATCTATTTAAAAATGGTTCAGTTCCGTGAGCAATGGACTAATTTAGATAGAATAGATAAAGCTGGTATAAATCATATTGAACCTATTCATCTTGTTTTTATTGAAGAACCTGAAGCTCATTTGCACGCACAGGCACAGCAAGTTTTTATTCGTAAGGCTATGGATGCCCTGACGAATGATAGTACTAATGAAATACTTAGAAACAATAAAGATTTGACGACTCAATTAGTTGTTTCAACCCATTCAAATCATATTGTAAACGAAGTTGATATGTGTCATCTTAGATATTTCAAAAGAATTATTGATGATAACATAAAAATTCCAGTATCAGAGGTTGTTAATCTTTCTCGTACATTTGGAGATGATAATGATACTAAAAGGTTTGTTACCAGATATATAAGATTAACTCATTGTGACATTTTCTTTGCAGATGCAATAATTCTTGTAGAAGGGGCTGCAGAAAGAATTCTTATGCCTAAATTTATTCGTGATGAGAATATGGATAATTTCTATATCTCTGTCATAGAAATAAATGGAAGTCATGCTCATAGATTTGATTCTTTAACTCAGAAATTAGGTATACCAACATTAATTATTACAGATATAGATGCACAGGAGGGACGGTTGGAAAAAGGAGAATTAAAATGGAAATCTGCAATACCTCAAAAAAATAAAAAGCAAATAACTAATAATGATACAATAAAACACTGGCTTAAAATAGAATCCATTGATATGTTGTTAGAATTACCTTTCCCAAATAAGCAGAGAGGCAATATTTGCATATCATACCAGACACCAATATCAGTAAATTGGACAGATCAAAAGAAGGAAGATGAATTATATGAAGTACACCCGTATACTTTTGAAGATTCATTGGTTTTTACTAATATAAAGCTATTCCAGAGTGATGAAAAAATGGCAAAAATGGGAGTAATAACGACCTTTTATAATTATCTCAAAAAAGCTATTTCTTTAGAAGATTTTCATGAAAAGATGTTTTCTTGTTTGGAAAAACGAAAAAATGTAAAGGCTTCTTTTGCTACGGATATACTCTGTACGGAACAATTCGATAAGATACAGGCGCCTTCTTATATTAAAGAGGGATTAATATGGTTACAGAAATGCTTAAACAATAAAATTCGTAAATAGGATGAATAAATCTGTTGATAATATATTGGAAGAGTGTATCACAAAAGGAAGTCGTAAAAGTTTCTTTCTTTTTGCAGGTGCAGGCTCTGGAAAGACTCATTCGCTTGTTGTACTTTTAAATAAGATACGAGATAAGTGGGGGCAAAAGTTCAAAATAGAAAATAGACATGTGGCCGTTATTACATACACAAATGCTGCCACAGATGAAATAATTTCACGCTTAAATTACAGTCCACTTTTTCATGTCTCTACAATTCATAGCTTTGTTTGGAATGTAATTCAATCGTATCAATCCGATATTAAAAAGTATTATTTAAGATTTAAAGAAGAAGAAAAGGCTGAATTAGAAGAGAAAATAAATAAGGCTAGGAAAAAAGATGGTAAGACCTATTTAAATAATGTGGGCAAATTTGATAAGGTTATCAAAAGCATTGCTAAAATTGAAACAGTACATAAATTTATATATAATCCCAATGGAAATAATTTTGAATATAATGCTCTTAGTCATGCAGAAGTGATTAAAATAGGAGCTAAAATGATTGTAGAGAATAAATTGCTTCAAAAAATTATAGCCCAGCAATATCCATTTCTCCTGATAGATGAAAGTCAAGATACTAAAAAAGAACTAGTACAAGCCTTTTTTGAATTAGAAAGAAATTTTGGAGGTGAGAATTTCACGTTGGGATTTATTGGAGACCAAAAACAACGTATATATACTGATGGAGAAGAAAGAATAACAACAATCATTCCCAAAGAGTGGGAAACACCTGTTAAGCCTATGAATTACAGATGTGATAAAAGGATAATTAAGTTATCAAATAAGATCAGTGAATCTATTGAGCAAAATGCTACGCAGAATCCTAGAGAAAATGCTGAAGAAGGATTTGTTCATCTTTATTTGATCAGGAACAACGATGAGATGAATAAATTTGAAAAGGAAGCTAATGTAGTCCTATCAATGAAGGAATTAACTGGTGACGATAAATGGTCAATGGAAGGCAATAACGTAAAAATACTTACCCTTGAGCATATGATGGCCGCAAGAAGGTTGGGCTTTGAAGATTTTTTTGGTATTATGCGACATGTAGATAAGTATAGTCAAACTTTGCTTCAGGGTAAGGTTGATGATATGGACATATTTTCCAAACTATCATTTCCATTAATAGATTCATTAAAAAAAGGTGATAATTTAAATGCTCTTAATTTGTTAAAATCATATTCTCCATTATTAATGAATTTGCCATCAGACAAAGCGTATGAAACATTGTCTAAATGTCAAGAAATATTAGATGGTTTACAAAAGATGGATTTAGGAAGAGTCACTATAAAAGAATTCTTAAAAAATATTGTAGTGACTAATTTATTTAATGTTCCCCAATTATTGATAGATGCATTGTCTGTATCATTAGAATCATTAGAAGAGCAAAATGATGAAGTGCTTTATGCATGGTGCTCAGTTATGAATTTACCTGTAATTCAAATAGTCAAATTTAATAATTACATTAATGGAAATTCTATGTTTGGTACTCATCAAGGTGTGAAGGGTTTAGAATTTGATCGTGTTTTAGTTATTATAGACGAAAAAGAATCAAATATGCCTCTCTTTAATTATAATAAACTTTTTGGAGTGGAACCACTGTCAACGACTGATATCAATAATAGAAAAGAGGGAAAAGAAACAACGATAGAACGTACAATGCGCTTGTTTTATGTTGCATGCACGCGAGCACGTCATTCATTAGCTATTGCAGTTTATACCGATAATCCAGAAATCATTAAACAAACTGTTACTAGAAATGATTGGTTTGACTCTGACGAAATATCAATTATGTAATATTTTAAAGATACGCAAAAAGGAGAGGAAAATCCTCTCCTTAATAAAGACATCCACATTACACCTCCAGCTCCTTCAACGGCAACCCATAATTATATTGTCTGAAAAATCCTTTATGGATAAGTTTCAAGCCAAGGGTCTGATAATACTTGTAGTCATCATCTTCGGTGCAGAGGTATTTGTAACCATAGCGCGGGGCATACTCCTTGAAGAAGCGGGCAAGGTCTTTCAGATTTTCCTGTTGGTTTCGTTTGAAGTTGCTGCGTACAATGATAATGCTCCAGTCGGGGATGCTGCCAACACCACAACTGTATTCCCAGAAACGGATATATAAATCCATTTCGCCTACATGAACAGAAACACAAATGCCGTTGGCATTGTGCATAACGGAACAACAGTTTCTGTAACCGAATCTCTCACACAAATAAAGATTGAAATCGTAAATAAAATCGGAATAGTTCATAATAATTTGAATTTTGATGGTTAATAAAAAATTGATTATAGACTGAAACCTCGCTTGCGTTTCGGTTTCTTTTTCTTCTTTTTAAGCCGGTTAGCCTGTATCGCTTCCTCCGTATCATAATCCGTAGGAGAGGGCGTGAACAATCCCACACTGATGCTGGAATGATTCTCCTGCTGGTATTCATGACGAGGTTCCTCGCGTATGGTTTCTGCCTGTGCCTGACGCTGGTTCATGGTAGCAGAAAGAGCGTTATATCTCAGCTCCTGGTCGATGTTCAGGAAACTGAACTGGCGGTCAATCTTGGAACCGCTAAAGGTCAGTTGGTCACATGTGAACTTGACACCTTGCATCTCTCCGGTCGTGCGACTTTGCTTCCATTGCGTATCAATTCCGTACTTCCGTAAGGCCAGTCGCAGTTCACTCCAGCTTCGTGCGTTCGGAACTTCTCGTTTCAAGGCATGATAGATAAAGTACTTTACCTTGTCGTAACGACGCAACCGCATGAAATTGACATGCTCTTTTCCTTCGGCAAAATGCAAACGGTAACGGGCTGTCAGCATCTTGCAGACCTTTTCGTTCCGGTAACGGTCGTTCTTGTCGCTGATGGTGCGGCCGTCATTATCCACCCGGTTGTAAACGATGTGACAATGCGGATGGTCACGGTCGGTATGTCGGGCGATGATGAACTGCGTGTTCTCAATTCCCATCAGTTTCATATAGTCGTGGGCGATCTTCAGCATCAGCCCATCATCGTCACGGATACGGTCTCCGTCTTCTGCGGAGAAGCTCAATGATATATGACCGACCGTGTTCTTGACCTTGTCGTTCAGTAAAGTCTGCAACTCGAATTGCTCCGCTATTTCTTCGGGCGAGCCGTAGACACCAACCGCTTTCAGCAGGCGCGATTTATCTTCTTTCAGCACATAGTTTACGCATCCGGAAAACGACGTGCCCTTTACAATTTTACCTATCATCCTTGAGCTGTTTTATGAGTTGTGAAATCTGCTGGGTGACTGTCCGGCATTCATCGGCCACACGATAAAAACCGTAAGCGTTGGCTCGTTTGGCAAGCTGGTTCAGGTTTGTGCTTTCTCCAATCAGTTTTCGGATAATGTCAAGATTTTCTCTCGTAATTCGTTCGCGCACCGTACCGTGTTCGATGAGTGAACGCACTACTTCGCTTTGACTGCGTTTACTGCGTCGGCTGAGTGCTCTGAGCCAGCCGAATTGTTCGTCTGTAAGACGGATTGTAACTGTATTTTTCTTGTCCATAATATTTGCTTTTGAGATTAATAATTGTGACCATCGGGAGCTGTCTCACCTTCTTTTGAAGTGAGCAAGTGGCCGGGAAATGTAATACACCGGCATAAACTTGCTCCAGTGAAAAAGAAGTGAATCAGACATCTGAAAGTCATCGTTTGAAAAGTCCTTTCCGGGTACTTTGGACCGTTGCTGAAAGCGGTGCTTTCTCCACATTGACAAGCTGTAAATCGAAAGTCTCGATCAGCGTTTTCAAGGCCGGATTCAACGTGATAAGACGATTGAAAATTGCGTCCTTTGTCTCTTCTCTCAGCAGAAAATCGGCGATGTCATAACCTGCATCACGTTCTTCTTTTGTTGCGTTTCTTTCCATAAAATCGAAGAGAGAGACCTCTATTCCCAGGCTCCGGATCATCTCCATTTTGCTGTTCCAATAGTCGGTCGCCCCCAGATCGGGGAAGAGCAGGACACGGCGATTTCTCAATACACTCATGGCATCCCGATTGAACGCTCCATTCTTTCCGCCTGAAGCAATCCAAAGGTATTGCGGCAGATAGAAGCTGGATATCAAGGCACTTTTCTCACTCTCCACAAGGGCTACCGGACGTTGCTGGTCAGAGGACAAAAGATGCTCACCAAACAGGCATTGCCGGAGGTTGAAATTCTCTTTCTTCAAAAGGGAATGTACCCACGTAATGTAGTTGTGCGGCTCTTTAATCCGTCTCCCGTTTTCAGGATTGTAGAGCATCACTTTTCCGGTGCGTACCCGTCCGGAAATATCCACCTGCCAGAAGACTGTAGCTCCCGGCCAATGCTTCGAGGTTCCTACATGGTAGCGCAACATCAGTTCTTTGGTAGCCTCCTGTCCGAAATGCAAACTCAGGAATTGAAACAGCTTGTTCGTGTGATACAGCTTCAGGGACTGCCTCATGATTTTCGGCTCAATGAATGAAGGTTCAGGAGGCAGACTGATGCGGGGCTTTGACACCGGTACAAACTTTTCGCTCAATCGTTCTTTGGCAATCGGGTTTTCGTCAAAGTACATTTTGGGCGTATAGTTGTAGCCACACTTCTGTTCATGGTTGCATCGCCCTACATAATTGGGAAAACTGATTTGCTTTTCCGTATCAATGTATTTGGCAAAACAACTTTTGCGGTGGCAGTTCGGGCATGTATGCCGGGTGCTGACACCTTTGTATGGTTCTAATGTAAATCTGTAGTTCATTTTTCTTTCTGGTTGGATGTTACTATGCACATTTTCGCAACTTCACAAACCCCTCGGTTGCGAAAATGTGCATAGTAACAGGTTTATTTACTGTATTCTCCATGATTCTCTTTTCTGAATAATGTTCCGATGTGGCGTTTTAGAAACATCTTGAAAGCATGCTCCTTCATCCCGTAGCTTTCAGCAATGCCGATACCTTCTGCCGTTGTAAACCTCTGAGGCAGGTTCAGGTAGATGTTGCGGTGCAATTCGCTCAACTGTTCTTGGCTGACGGCAGTCTGTACTTTTACGGCTGTTGTCCGAAAATACTCAG
Proteins encoded in this region:
- a CDS encoding helix-turn-helix transcriptional regulator: MEKEKDINRIKVVLVEKKRTNKWLAEQLGKDPATVSKWCTNTSQPGLETLLEIARVLDVDIKELLNSTRDDVQLVRIQKQ
- a CDS encoding relaxase/mobilization nuclease domain-containing protein, with product MIGKIVKGTSFSGCVNYVLKEDKSRLLKAVGVYGSPEEIAEQFELQTLLNDKVKNTVGHISLSFSAEDGDRIRDDDGLMLKIAHDYMKLMGIENTQFIIARHTDRDHPHCHIVYNRVDNDGRTISDKNDRYRNEKVCKMLTARYRLHFAEGKEHVNFMRLRRYDKVKYFIYHALKREVPNARSWSELRLALRKYGIDTQWKQSRTTGEMQGVKFTCDQLTFSGSKIDRQFSFLNIDQELRYNALSATMNQRQAQAETIREEPRHEYQQENHSSISVGLFTPSPTDYDTEEAIQANRLKKKKKKPKRKRGFSL
- a CDS encoding UvrD-helicase domain-containing protein, which encodes MNKSVDNILEECITKGSRKSFFLFAGAGSGKTHSLVVLLNKIRDKWGQKFKIENRHVAVITYTNAATDEIISRLNYSPLFHVSTIHSFVWNVIQSYQSDIKKYYLRFKEEEKAELEEKINKARKKDGKTYLNNVGKFDKVIKSIAKIETVHKFIYNPNGNNFEYNALSHAEVIKIGAKMIVENKLLQKIIAQQYPFLLIDESQDTKKELVQAFFELERNFGGENFTLGFIGDQKQRIYTDGEERITTIIPKEWETPVKPMNYRCDKRIIKLSNKISESIEQNATQNPRENAEEGFVHLYLIRNNDEMNKFEKEANVVLSMKELTGDDKWSMEGNNVKILTLEHMMAARRLGFEDFFGIMRHVDKYSQTLLQGKVDDMDIFSKLSFPLIDSLKKGDNLNALNLLKSYSPLLMNLPSDKAYETLSKCQEILDGLQKMDLGRVTIKEFLKNIVVTNLFNVPQLLIDALSVSLESLEEQNDEVLYAWCSVMNLPVIQIVKFNNYINGNSMFGTHQGVKGLEFDRVLVIIDEKESNMPLFNYNKLFGVEPLSTTDINNRKEGKETTIERTMRLFYVACTRARHSLAIAVYTDNPEIIKQTVTRNDWFDSDEISIM
- a CDS encoding DUF6371 domain-containing protein, with the protein product MNYRFTLEPYKGVSTRHTCPNCHRKSCFAKYIDTEKQISFPNYVGRCNHEQKCGYNYTPKMYFDENPIAKERLSEKFVPVSKPRISLPPEPSFIEPKIMRQSLKLYHTNKLFQFLSLHFGQEATKELMLRYHVGTSKHWPGATVFWQVDISGRVRTGKVMLYNPENGRRIKEPHNYITWVHSLLKKENFNLRQCLFGEHLLSSDQQRPVALVESEKSALISSFYLPQYLWIASGGKNGAFNRDAMSVLRNRRVLLFPDLGATDYWNSKMEMIRSLGIEVSLFDFMERNATKEERDAGYDIADFLLREETKDAIFNRLITLNPALKTLIETFDLQLVNVEKAPLSATVQSTRKGLFKR
- a CDS encoding MobC family plasmid mobilization relaxosome protein, with the translated sequence MDKKNTVTIRLTDEQFGWLRALSRRSKRSQSEVVRSLIEHGTVRERITRENLDIIRKLIGESTNLNQLAKRANAYGFYRVADECRTVTQQISQLIKQLKDDR
- a CDS encoding ATP-dependent nuclease, translating into MRIDHIHIRNFRKLKNCRIDFNKDQTIFVGANNSGKTSAMSAIIWFLKDQNRFTTREFTLTNWRDINELANSWLAVNDEMENREELLASLLSPEQWDNHVPSLDLWINVDEREAYMVYKLIPSLEWKKDLVGVRLRFEPKDIKKLYADFRTASLKVKEIKESPQYKDANNVDLFPQNMWDFLNRRGNLNKYFEIKYYVLDSQNIDYENPDCNVQATPSISLENNPLVSLIKIDSIEAFREFSDPEGRNDNDIDTLSRQLQSYYKSNFEDETQIDLDDLKLLGEMKRATETYDEKLDRSFKAPIAELNNINYPGFQNPEIHVKSHVNIVDSITHESSVQFTVQGDAELSLPEKYNGLGLRNLISIYLKMVQFREQWTNLDRIDKAGINHIEPIHLVFIEEPEAHLHAQAQQVFIRKAMDALTNDSTNEILRNNKDLTTQLVVSTHSNHIVNEVDMCHLRYFKRIIDDNIKIPVSEVVNLSRTFGDDNDTKRFVTRYIRLTHCDIFFADAIILVEGAAERILMPKFIRDENMDNFYISVIEINGSHAHRFDSLTQKLGIPTLIITDIDAQEGRLEKGELKWKSAIPQKNKKQITNNDTIKHWLKIESIDMLLELPFPNKQRGNICISYQTPISVNWTDQKKEDELYEVHPYTFEDSLVFTNIKLFQSDEKMAKMGVITTFYNYLKKAISLEDFHEKMFSCLEKRKNVKASFATDILCTEQFDKIQAPSYIKEGLIWLQKCLNNKIRK